One region of Candidatus Krumholzibacteriia bacterium genomic DNA includes:
- a CDS encoding HupE/UreJ family protein, which yields MTRRWKLFLVLAWTALLGSAASAHETQPGSLDIRQLALDRYEVVWKAPFYYGHPHPAQLVLPPDWQVLGQKTERRLYDAIVHRQVVTTGGRSLESSRIRFPGLEGTITDIFVRVTRLDGTTFTAIVRPTQPQVELRGERSLGTTAGEFIGLGFHHIMLGVDHLLFVLGLLLIVHGRMKLLKTITAFTVAHSLTLAVATLGYARAPLPPLNAAIALSILFLGPEIVRGWRGETTLTSRYPWVVAFSFGLLHGFGFATGLTTAGMPRAEIPLALLFFNVGVEIGQVVFVGLALAMARAFRTLEMRWPVWVACAPGYAVGVCGAYWTIQRTIMMFAGR from the coding sequence ATGACGCGGCGCTGGAAGCTCTTTCTGGTCCTGGCGTGGACCGCGCTGCTTGGCAGTGCAGCGTCGGCTCACGAGACGCAGCCCGGCTCGCTCGATATCCGTCAGCTGGCACTCGATCGCTACGAAGTGGTGTGGAAGGCACCCTTTTACTACGGGCACCCACATCCAGCCCAGCTCGTTCTGCCGCCGGACTGGCAAGTGCTAGGACAGAAGACCGAGCGGCGTCTCTACGATGCCATCGTCCACCGGCAGGTCGTGACGACTGGTGGACGAAGCCTGGAAAGCAGTCGGATCCGGTTTCCAGGTCTCGAGGGGACGATCACCGATATCTTCGTCCGCGTGACTCGACTCGACGGCACGACCTTCACGGCGATCGTGCGCCCGACCCAGCCGCAGGTCGAGCTACGCGGTGAACGATCTCTGGGCACGACTGCTGGCGAGTTCATCGGCCTCGGTTTCCATCACATCATGCTCGGTGTGGATCACCTGCTCTTCGTGCTCGGGCTGCTGCTCATCGTCCATGGGCGGATGAAGCTCTTGAAGACGATCACCGCATTCACCGTGGCACACAGTCTGACGCTCGCGGTTGCCACGCTGGGCTACGCGCGCGCCCCCTTGCCGCCGCTGAATGCCGCGATCGCGCTCAGCATCCTGTTCCTCGGTCCCGAAATCGTCCGCGGCTGGCGCGGTGAGACGACGCTCACGAGTCGTTACCCCTGGGTCGTGGCGTTCTCCTTCGGGTTGCTGCACGGCTTCGGCTTCGCCACGGGTCTGACGACGGCTGGCATGCCGCGGGCCGAGATCCCGCTGGCGCTGTTGTTCTTCAACGTTGGTGTTGAGATCGGGCAAGTCGTTTTCGTCGGGCTGGCGCTCGCCATGGCCCGGGCGTTCCGCACCCTCGAGATGCGCTGGCCAGTGTGGGTCGCATGCGCTCCGGGTTATGCCGTCGGCGTCTGCGGCGCCTATTGGACGATTCAGCGGACGATCATGATGTTCGCGGGGAGATGA
- a CDS encoding peptidylprolyl isomerase: MKKLLRDPLLQFLLLGAALFVAFHITRGRTGEQPARIVVTPGQVETLVAGFERTWQRLPTTEELNGLVEDHIREEIAVREATALGLDRDDAIIRRRLRMKLDLMTEDVASQVDPTDDQLQEFMQQHSATYVEDPAVAFQQVFFNPDKRGDAAADAQAALARLRSAERRIDLDTLGDPSLLPQEVGLAAQRDVASQFGEEFANAVVAASPGEWSGPVRSSFGWHVVFVSESRPGRMPELSEVRDAVARDWFVMRRKELQEAFYRKLRERYEVVIEPPRETTGNGAQAARVSP; the protein is encoded by the coding sequence ATGAAGAAGCTGTTGAGAGATCCACTGTTGCAGTTCTTGCTGCTCGGGGCGGCGCTCTTTGTCGCCTTCCACATCACCCGCGGTCGTACCGGCGAGCAGCCGGCCCGGATCGTGGTGACTCCGGGACAGGTCGAAACGCTCGTTGCCGGCTTCGAGCGCACGTGGCAACGCCTGCCGACGACCGAAGAGCTCAACGGACTCGTCGAGGATCACATCCGCGAAGAGATTGCCGTCCGGGAAGCAACTGCACTGGGACTCGACCGCGACGATGCCATCATCCGGCGGCGCCTACGGATGAAGCTGGACTTGATGACCGAGGATGTGGCGTCCCAGGTCGACCCGACTGACGATCAGCTTCAGGAGTTCATGCAGCAGCATTCGGCAACCTATGTCGAGGATCCCGCTGTGGCTTTCCAACAGGTGTTCTTCAATCCGGACAAGCGGGGCGACGCTGCAGCCGATGCGCAAGCCGCGCTCGCGCGGCTGCGCAGCGCAGAACGACGGATCGACCTCGACACGTTGGGTGATCCGAGCCTCCTTCCACAGGAAGTGGGACTCGCGGCCCAGCGCGACGTTGCGAGTCAATTCGGCGAAGAGTTCGCGAATGCCGTCGTGGCTGCGAGTCCTGGGGAATGGTCAGGACCCGTGCGTTCGAGCTTCGGCTGGCATGTGGTGTTCGTCTCGGAAAGTCGCCCCGGACGCATGCCAGAGCTTTCCGAAGTGCGCGACGCCGTGGCGCGCGACTGGTTCGTGATGCGTCGCAAAGAGCTGCAAGAGGCTTTCTATCGGAAGCTCCGTGAGCGCTACGAGGTAGTCATCGAGCCGCCTCGAGAGACGACTGGCAATGGGGCACAGGCTGCGCGGGTCTCCCCATGA
- a CDS encoding transporter, whose product MKRTAQTIIALAVATLTLLASNVSAEEASAEPDAAKLAKQLSNPVSSLISVPFQLNFDDNVGPLDEGSRMTLNMQPVIPFSLSEDWNLISRTILPLVYQKDIFSGSGSQSGLGDAVQSLFFSPASPTASGWIWGIGPVLLLPTATDKLLGAKKWGAGPTAVALKQQGSWTLGFLTNHIWSFAGDSDRDNVNSTFLQPFASYTTASAWSFALQTETTYDWENKQWNVPLAFLVAKVTSIGSQLIQVQAGPRYYAEHFDGGPEEWGFRAAVTLLFPR is encoded by the coding sequence ACTGCACAGACGATCATTGCATTGGCCGTCGCCACTTTGACCCTGCTGGCATCGAATGTGTCCGCTGAAGAGGCGTCAGCGGAGCCAGACGCGGCCAAGCTGGCAAAACAGCTGTCGAACCCAGTCTCCTCGCTGATCTCGGTGCCCTTCCAGCTGAATTTCGACGATAACGTCGGTCCGCTCGACGAGGGCTCGCGGATGACCTTGAACATGCAACCGGTAATCCCATTCTCTCTCAGCGAAGACTGGAATCTCATCAGCCGTACGATCCTGCCGCTGGTTTATCAGAAGGACATCTTCTCCGGCAGCGGCAGTCAATCCGGACTCGGGGATGCCGTTCAGAGTCTATTCTTCTCCCCGGCAAGTCCTACCGCCAGTGGCTGGATCTGGGGTATCGGTCCTGTACTGCTGCTGCCCACAGCGACCGACAAACTCCTAGGCGCCAAGAAATGGGGCGCCGGTCCCACAGCCGTCGCACTGAAACAACAGGGTTCCTGGACTCTCGGCTTCCTCACGAACCACATCTGGTCATTCGCCGGTGACAGTGACCGCGACAACGTCAATTCGACTTTCCTGCAGCCCTTCGCGTCCTATACCACGGCAAGCGCGTGGTCGTTCGCCCTGCAGACCGAAACGACGTACGACTGGGAGAACAAGCAGTGGAATGTGCCATTGGCTTTTCTCGTGGCGAAGGTGACGTCGATTGGAAGTCAGCTGATTCAAGTCCAGGCCGGCCCTCGTTACTACGCCGAGCATTTCGATGGAGGTCCTGAAGAGTGGGGATTCCGGGCCGCCGTGACCCTGCTGTTTCCGCGGTAG